One window from the genome of Pseudomonas frederiksbergensis encodes:
- a CDS encoding LutB/LldF family L-lactate oxidation iron-sulfur protein, which yields MSAPTLIPTVEVQEDFRARAHKALDDTQLRNNFRTAMDSLMTKRATSFSDAHEREHLRVLGNAVRARALSKLPDLLEQLETNLTRNGVKVHWAETVDEANGIVLSIIRAHEARQVIKGKSMVSEEMEMNHFLEARDIECLESDMGEYIVQLDHEKPSHIIMPAIHKNAGQVASLFHDKLGVEYTKDVDQLIQIGRKVLRQKFFEADIGVSGVNFAVAETGTLLLVENEGNGRMSTTVPPVHIAVTGIEKVVENLRDVVPLLSLLTRSALGQPITTYVNMISGPRKADELDGPQEVHLVLLDNGRSQAFADSELRQTLNCIRCGACMNHCPVYTRIGGHAYGEVYPGPIGKIITPHMVGLAKVPDHPSASSLCGACGEVCPVKIPIPALLRRLREENVKAPDSPNPVMRGQGSKYSTKERFIWNTWARLNSSPRLYRLFAFLATRLRALAPQNIGPWTQNHSAPKPAARSLHDLARDHLNPQGDRR from the coding sequence ATGAGCGCACCGACGCTGATTCCGACCGTTGAAGTGCAGGAAGATTTTCGCGCCCGCGCCCACAAGGCACTGGACGACACGCAACTGCGAAATAACTTTCGCACTGCGATGGATTCACTGATGACAAAACGGGCAACGTCCTTCAGCGATGCCCACGAAAGAGAACATCTGCGAGTGCTCGGCAACGCTGTCCGTGCCCGCGCGTTATCCAAGCTGCCCGACCTGCTCGAGCAACTTGAAACCAACCTGACCCGCAACGGTGTGAAAGTGCACTGGGCGGAAACGGTGGACGAAGCCAACGGCATCGTCCTTTCGATCATCCGCGCTCACGAGGCGCGGCAAGTGATCAAGGGCAAATCGATGGTCAGCGAAGAGATGGAGATGAACCATTTCCTCGAGGCCCGGGACATTGAATGTCTCGAGTCCGATATGGGGGAATACATCGTCCAACTCGACCACGAGAAGCCTTCACACATCATTATGCCGGCGATCCACAAGAATGCCGGTCAGGTCGCGTCCTTGTTCCACGACAAACTTGGCGTGGAGTACACCAAGGACGTTGACCAACTCATCCAGATCGGTCGCAAGGTCTTGCGGCAGAAATTCTTCGAAGCCGACATAGGCGTTTCGGGCGTCAACTTCGCCGTCGCCGAAACCGGCACCTTGCTGCTGGTGGAAAACGAAGGCAACGGGCGTATGTCCACCACCGTGCCACCGGTGCACATTGCCGTCACCGGTATCGAAAAAGTCGTGGAGAACCTACGGGACGTCGTTCCGCTGCTCTCGCTGCTGACCCGTTCGGCCCTCGGCCAACCCATCACCACTTACGTCAACATGATCTCCGGGCCACGCAAGGCTGATGAATTGGACGGCCCCCAGGAAGTCCACCTGGTCCTGCTGGATAACGGCCGCAGCCAGGCATTTGCCGACAGCGAACTGCGTCAGACGCTGAACTGCATCCGCTGCGGCGCTTGTATGAATCATTGCCCGGTCTATACCCGAATTGGCGGCCATGCCTACGGTGAGGTTTACCCGGGGCCTATCGGAAAAATCATCACGCCGCATATGGTTGGCCTGGCGAAAGTGCCAGATCACCCGAGCGCCTCTTCGCTGTGCGGCGCCTGCGGTGAAGTGTGTCCGGTAAAAATCCCGATCCCCGCCCTGCTGCGGCGATTGCGAGAGGAAAACGTCAAGGCACCGGACAGCCCCAACCCGGTCATGCGCGGCCAGGGCAGCAAGTATTCGACCAAGGAGCGGTTCATCTGGAATACCTGGGCTCGACTCAACAGTTCGCCGCGGCTGTATCGGTTGTTTGCCTTCCTCGCCACGCGCCTGCGCGCCCTGGCGCCGCAAAATATTGGCCCATGGACGCAGAACCACAGCGCCCCGAAACCCGCCGCCCGTTCGCTGCATGACCTGGCCCGCGACCACCTGAACCCGCAGGGAGACCGCCGATGA
- a CDS encoding (Fe-S)-binding protein → MSELFYNAVPNATRVAPPLPEPRQYPSEKPSRVYLFGTCVVDLFYPEAGMDAIRLLEREGIQVEYPQGQTCCGQPAYTSGYTEQARTVARAQLALFAGDYPVVVPSGSCAGMLREHYADLFKDEPQTLKQVQALAARTYELAEFLLFVCKVQLNDSGTPVKVALHTSCSARREMNTHLHGRALLAQLGNVERVEHSHESECCGFGGTFSVRMPDISGAMVADKTRALKESGAHQVVSADCGCLMNINGALEKQREALRGQHLASFLWQRTGGAA, encoded by the coding sequence ATGAGCGAGCTTTTTTACAACGCCGTGCCGAACGCGACCCGTGTCGCTCCGCCATTACCCGAACCGCGACAATATCCCAGCGAGAAACCTAGCCGGGTCTATCTGTTCGGAACCTGCGTGGTCGACCTGTTCTACCCCGAAGCGGGTATGGATGCGATCCGCCTGCTCGAGCGCGAAGGGATCCAAGTGGAGTACCCACAAGGACAAACGTGCTGCGGGCAACCGGCGTATACCTCAGGCTACACCGAACAGGCGCGGACGGTAGCGCGGGCGCAGTTGGCATTGTTTGCCGGGGATTACCCGGTGGTCGTACCGTCAGGCTCCTGTGCCGGCATGCTGCGCGAGCATTATGCCGACCTGTTCAAGGACGAGCCGCAGACACTCAAACAGGTCCAGGCCCTGGCCGCCAGGACCTACGAGTTGGCCGAGTTCCTGCTGTTTGTCTGCAAGGTGCAATTGAACGACAGTGGCACGCCGGTGAAGGTCGCGCTGCATACATCTTGCTCGGCACGACGGGAAATGAATACCCACCTGCATGGCCGTGCATTGTTGGCACAGCTAGGCAACGTGGAGCGGGTCGAACACAGCCATGAGAGTGAATGCTGTGGTTTTGGTGGGACGTTCAGCGTTCGCATGCCGGATATTTCCGGTGCGATGGTGGCCGACAAGACCCGAGCGTTGAAGGAATCCGGCGCGCACCAGGTCGTCAGCGCCGACTGCGGTTGCTTGATGAACATCAACGGCGCCTTGGAAAAACAGCGGGAAGCTTTGCGCGGCCAGCATCTGGCGAGTTTCCTCTGGCAGCGAACCGGAGGTGCCGCATGA
- a CDS encoding aldehyde dehydrogenase family protein gives MTAFNLQQIKDAGWLKEANYIDGQWMAADDARHLAINDPATDNQIGQIPWGGAVETRRAIDAAHAAFTSWSMTTAAERAILLNRMAQLVRDNLDILASTPASSAWPRTFSP, from the coding sequence ATGACTGCGTTCAACTTGCAGCAAATCAAAGACGCTGGTTGGTTGAAAGAAGCCAACTATATCGACGGCCAGTGGATGGCAGCGGATGACGCCAGACACTTAGCGATAAACGACCCGGCCACCGACAACCAGATCGGCCAGATCCCTTGGGGCGGCGCCGTTGAAACACGCCGAGCCATCGACGCCGCACACGCAGCGTTCACATCCTGGTCTATGACCACCGCGGCAGAGCGCGCCATCCTGCTCAATCGCATGGCGCAGTTGGTACGCGACAACCTCGATATCCTCGCCAGCACGCCTGCCAGTTCGGCCTGGCCGCGTACTTTTTCACCCTAG
- a CDS encoding aldehyde dehydrogenase family protein: MAAYFFTLDLAHPFRVSRDLQSGMIGINAGVITTVEAPFGGVRDSGIGREGSTHGLDEYLNLKYLSLGGL; encoded by the coding sequence CTGGCCGCGTACTTTTTCACCCTAGACCTGGCACACCCCTTCCGTGTCTCGCGCGACCTGCAGAGCGGCATGATCGGCATCAACGCCGGGGTCATCACTACCGTTGAAGCGCCCTTCGGCGGGGTCAGGGACAGCGGCATCGGTCGCGAGGGCTCGACTCACGGCCTGGACGAATACCTCAACCTCAAATACCTCAGCCTCGGTGGTTTGTAA
- a CDS encoding alkene reductase: MEHRSLFEPTTLGSITLKNRIVMPPLTRQRSGQPGDIPTALMARYYQQRASAGLIISEGTQIEPRGKGYAWTPGIYNQAQIDGWRTVTDAVHAEGGVIYAQLWHVGRVSHNALQPHNAAPIAPSAIQAQKAKAFIETNPGTGTLVTPSMPRELSVSEIKTLVELYAQAARNALSAGFDGIEIHSANGYLVNQFISTHANQRTDEYGGSLHNRLRFLREVVQAVSAVAGPERVGVRFSPLFTSTDEDRVYIGFVEEDPHQTYIEAIKVLERAGIGYLSIAEADWPNAPDLPDAFRREVRSTFSGRIIYAGLYTAARAAGLVEAGLADLVAFGRPFIANPDLPERIANGWPLNALDAAGLYGGKEQGFIDYPRYSPSTSDVKQEVTV; this comes from the coding sequence ATGGAACATCGCTCGTTGTTCGAGCCCACCACGTTGGGCTCCATCACGCTGAAGAACCGCATCGTCATGCCGCCACTCACCCGCCAGCGCAGCGGACAGCCCGGCGACATTCCTACGGCCCTGATGGCCCGTTATTACCAACAACGCGCCAGCGCCGGCCTGATCATCAGCGAAGGCACCCAGATCGAGCCACGCGGCAAAGGTTATGCCTGGACCCCGGGCATCTACAACCAGGCGCAGATTGATGGCTGGCGCACCGTGACCGATGCCGTACATGCTGAAGGCGGGGTGATTTACGCCCAGCTTTGGCACGTCGGCCGGGTATCCCATAATGCTCTCCAACCCCATAACGCTGCCCCCATCGCTCCGTCGGCGATCCAGGCACAGAAGGCCAAGGCCTTCATCGAAACCAACCCAGGCACTGGTACATTGGTCACCCCTTCCATGCCACGCGAGCTCAGCGTCAGCGAGATCAAAACGTTGGTCGAGCTCTACGCCCAAGCCGCACGCAACGCATTGAGCGCCGGCTTCGATGGCATTGAGATTCACTCGGCCAACGGCTATTTGGTCAACCAATTCATCTCGACTCACGCCAACCAACGCACCGATGAATATGGCGGATCGCTGCATAACCGCCTGCGCTTCCTACGCGAAGTGGTGCAAGCCGTCAGCGCCGTGGCCGGGCCCGAACGCGTCGGGGTGCGCTTCTCGCCTCTGTTCACCAGCACCGATGAAGACCGCGTGTACATAGGCTTTGTCGAAGAAGACCCGCACCAGACCTATATCGAGGCCATCAAGGTACTTGAGCGAGCAGGCATAGGCTACCTCTCGATCGCCGAAGCAGACTGGCCGAATGCGCCAGACCTGCCCGACGCGTTTCGTCGCGAGGTGAGAAGCACTTTCAGCGGTCGAATCATCTATGCCGGTTTATATACCGCGGCTAGGGCGGCGGGCCTGGTCGAGGCGGGCCTGGCTGACCTGGTTGCGTTTGGCCGGCCCTTTATTGCCAACCCTGACTTGCCTGAGCGCATCGCCAACGGCTGGCCGCTCAACGCCTTGGACGCCGCAGGCCTATATGGTGGCAAAGAGCAAGGGTTCATCGACTACCCGCGGTACAGCCCCTCCACATCCGACGTAAAACAAGAGGTAACCGTATGA
- a CDS encoding FAD-binding and (Fe-S)-binding domain-containing protein, whose translation MTLPAPFLRDVHKLIPQKRRFDDPLSTLAFGTDASFYRLIPQLVVRVETEDEVIALLQLAQRDRVPVTFRAAGTSLSGQAISDSVLIVLGDNWNGREIRGQGTQIRLQPGVIGAQANAWLAPFGRKIGPDPASINACKIGGIVANNASGMCCGTAQNTYHTLAGIRLVLADGTRLDTEDTASVAAFRASHGELLERLATLGRETRDNTELAARIRHKYRLKNTTGLSLNALVDFDEPVDILSHLLVGSEGTLGFISAVTYNTVIDHPNKASALIVFPDVETCCNAVTVLKSQPVSAVELLDRRSLRSVQDKPGMPDFVQHLSNNACALLIESRAASSSLLQEQLARIMTSLAVFPVEKQVDFTEDPRENARLWAIRKDTFPAVGAVRKTGTTVIIEDVTFPVEQLAIGVNRLIELFDKHHYDEAILFGHALEGNLHFVFTQGFNSTEEVARYQAFMDDVAQLVAVEFGGSLKAEHGTGRNMAPFVELEWGSDAYQLMWQLKRLLDPNGILNPDVVLSEDPQIHLKHLKPLPAADEIVDKCIECGFCEPVCPSKDLTLSPRQRIVIWRDIQAKKRAGIDTSELETAYQYQGIDTCAATGLCAQRCPVGINTGELVKKLRGRNATRKKTADWLASNFATALQGARFTLHVANGARMLLGAPRLARLSEGLTRLSKGQVPQWTNAMPQAERAIRLSPAVLDERPRVVYLAACVSRVMGPAAGDAEQMSLHDKTRGLLEKAGYQVVFPDNIDSLCCGQPFASKGYAEQAEHKRQELIGALVQASRGGLDPIYCDTSPCTLRLVQDLGEARLDLYDPVRFIRTHLMDRLDFTPQEAPIAVHVTCSTQHLGESQALIDLARKCSKTVVIPEGIHCCGFAGDKGFTTPELNAHSLRTLKDAVQYCTEGVSTSRTCEIGLTRHGEIDYHGLVYLVDRVTRPKPISGGVAMEL comes from the coding sequence ATGACACTTCCGGCCCCTTTCCTGCGCGACGTACACAAACTGATCCCGCAAAAACGACGCTTCGACGATCCGTTGTCCACCCTGGCCTTCGGCACCGACGCCAGCTTCTACCGGTTGATCCCACAGCTGGTGGTGCGCGTGGAAACCGAAGATGAAGTTATCGCGCTGCTGCAACTGGCCCAGCGTGATCGAGTGCCGGTCACATTCCGCGCCGCCGGCACCAGTCTTTCCGGCCAGGCTATCAGCGACTCGGTACTGATTGTGCTGGGGGATAACTGGAACGGTCGCGAGATTCGTGGGCAGGGCACGCAAATTCGTTTGCAACCCGGCGTGATCGGCGCACAGGCCAACGCCTGGCTCGCCCCCTTCGGGCGCAAGATCGGCCCGGATCCGGCCTCGATCAACGCCTGCAAGATAGGCGGTATCGTCGCCAACAACGCCAGCGGCATGTGCTGCGGTACGGCGCAGAACACCTATCACACCCTGGCTGGCATTCGCCTGGTCCTGGCTGACGGCACGCGCCTGGACACCGAAGACACTGCCAGCGTGGCGGCATTTCGGGCAAGCCACGGTGAACTGCTGGAACGGCTGGCGACCCTCGGCCGCGAGACCCGCGACAACACCGAATTGGCCGCCCGAATCCGCCACAAATATCGTCTGAAAAATACTACCGGGTTGTCGCTCAACGCCTTGGTGGACTTCGACGAACCTGTGGATATCTTGAGCCATTTGCTGGTGGGCTCCGAAGGCACCCTCGGCTTCATTAGCGCGGTGACCTACAACACCGTCATCGATCATCCGAACAAGGCCTCGGCGCTGATCGTATTCCCAGACGTCGAAACCTGCTGCAACGCCGTCACCGTGCTGAAAAGCCAGCCGGTTTCCGCCGTCGAGCTGCTGGACCGCCGCAGCCTGCGCTCGGTACAGGACAAACCCGGCATGCCGGATTTCGTACAGCACTTGTCGAATAATGCCTGTGCCCTGCTGATTGAATCCCGCGCGGCTTCGTCATCGCTGCTGCAGGAACAGCTCGCGAGGATCATGACCTCGCTGGCGGTTTTCCCCGTGGAGAAACAGGTCGATTTCACCGAAGACCCACGGGAAAACGCGCGACTCTGGGCCATCCGCAAAGACACTTTTCCCGCCGTGGGCGCGGTTCGCAAGACCGGGACCACGGTCATCATCGAAGACGTGACCTTTCCGGTCGAACAACTGGCTATTGGCGTGAATCGCCTGATCGAGTTGTTCGACAAGCATCACTACGACGAAGCGATCCTTTTCGGACATGCGCTGGAAGGCAATCTTCACTTCGTCTTCACCCAAGGCTTCAACAGCACCGAAGAAGTCGCACGCTACCAGGCGTTCATGGATGACGTGGCGCAATTGGTGGCGGTGGAGTTTGGCGGTTCACTGAAAGCCGAACACGGCACTGGCCGCAACATGGCGCCGTTCGTCGAGCTGGAATGGGGCAGTGATGCCTATCAACTGATGTGGCAACTCAAACGCCTGCTCGACCCCAACGGCATTCTCAACCCGGATGTGGTGCTCAGTGAGGACCCGCAGATTCATCTCAAGCACCTCAAGCCCTTGCCGGCCGCCGATGAAATTGTGGATAAGTGCATCGAATGCGGTTTCTGCGAGCCGGTCTGCCCATCCAAGGACCTGACCTTGAGCCCGCGCCAGCGCATCGTGATCTGGCGGGACATCCAAGCGAAAAAGCGTGCTGGCATCGACACTTCGGAATTGGAAACGGCCTATCAATACCAAGGGATCGACACCTGCGCTGCCACCGGGCTGTGCGCCCAACGCTGCCCTGTAGGCATCAATACGGGCGAACTGGTGAAAAAGCTCCGCGGACGTAACGCGACACGTAAGAAAACCGCCGACTGGCTCGCGAGTAATTTCGCTACTGCGTTGCAAGGGGCGCGCTTTACGCTGCACGTGGCCAATGGTGCCCGGATGCTCTTGGGGGCGCCGCGGCTGGCACGATTGTCAGAAGGGCTCACTCGGCTGTCCAAAGGACAGGTCCCGCAGTGGACCAACGCCATGCCACAGGCCGAAAGGGCCATTCGGTTAAGCCCGGCGGTACTGGATGAACGACCCCGGGTGGTTTATCTGGCCGCCTGTGTATCGCGGGTCATGGGTCCGGCGGCAGGGGACGCAGAACAGATGTCGCTGCATGACAAGACCCGAGGCCTGTTGGAGAAAGCCGGTTATCAGGTCGTGTTTCCAGACAACATAGACAGCCTTTGCTGCGGCCAGCCCTTCGCGTCCAAAGGGTACGCCGAGCAAGCCGAGCACAAGCGCCAGGAACTGATCGGCGCCTTGGTGCAGGCCAGTCGCGGCGGGCTCGACCCGATCTACTGCGATACCAGCCCTTGCACGCTGCGCCTGGTCCAGGATTTGGGCGAAGCGCGCCTGGATCTCTACGACCCGGTGCGTTTCATTCGCACGCACCTGATGGATCGCCTCGACTTCACACCCCAGGAGGCGCCCATTGCGGTGCACGTCACGTGCAGCACGCAACACCTCGGCGAAAGCCAGGCGTTGATTGATCTGGCGCGTAAATGCAGCAAGACCGTGGTCATCCCGGAAGGCATCCATTGCTGTGGTTTTGCCGGTGACAAGGGCTTCACCACGCCGGAGCTCAACGCCCACTCACTGCGAACCCTCAAGGACGCGGTTCAATACTGCACCGAGGGCGTTTCCACCAGCCGTACGTGTGAGATCGGCCTGACGCGTCACGGCGAAATCGACTACCACGGGTTGGTGTATCTGGTGGACCGCGTCACCCGTCCCAAACCCATCAGCGGGGGAGTCGCCATGGAGCTGTAA
- a CDS encoding lactate permease LctP family transporter yields MQTWQQLYSPLGSLGLSALAAVIPIVFFFLALAVFRLKGHVAGSITLALAIAVAIFAFQMPADMALAAAGYGFAYGLWPIAWIIVAAVFLYKLTVKSGQFEVIRSSVLSITDDQRLQVLLIGFCFGAFLEGAAGFGAPVAITAALLVGLGFNPLYAAGLCLIANTAPVAFGALGIPIIVAGQVTGIDAFKIGAMTGRQLPLLSLFVPFWLVFMMDGLRGVRETWPAALVAGLSFAITQYFTSNFIGPELPDITSALASLVSLTLFLKVWQPKRTAGAQIAGATSSAAITASAGGFGQPRSTVASPYSLGEIIKAWSPFLILTVLVTIWTLKPFKAMFAAGGSMYGWVFNFAIPHLDQLVIKSAPIVVNPTAIPAVFKLDPISATGTAIFFSALISMLVLKINFRTGLTTFKETLFELRWPILSIGMVLAFAFVTNFSGMSSTMALVLAGTGAAFPFFSPFLGWLGVFLTGSDTSSNALFGSLQATTAHQIGVNDTLLVAANTSGGVTGKMISPQSIAVACAATGLVGKESDLFRFTLKHSLFFATIVGLITLAQAYWFTGMLVH; encoded by the coding sequence ATGCAAACCTGGCAACAGCTTTACAGTCCGCTCGGCAGCCTAGGCTTGTCCGCACTCGCGGCCGTCATTCCCATCGTTTTCTTCTTTCTTGCCCTGGCGGTGTTCCGCCTCAAGGGGCACGTGGCCGGCAGCATCACCTTGGCACTGGCGATCGCGGTTGCGATCTTCGCGTTCCAAATGCCTGCGGACATGGCGCTCGCAGCGGCGGGCTATGGCTTTGCGTATGGGCTGTGGCCTATCGCCTGGATCATCGTTGCCGCGGTATTCCTCTACAAACTGACCGTCAAGAGCGGACAGTTCGAGGTGATTCGCAGCTCGGTGCTGTCGATTACCGACGACCAACGCCTGCAAGTGCTGCTGATCGGCTTCTGCTTCGGTGCCTTCCTGGAAGGTGCCGCCGGCTTCGGCGCGCCCGTCGCGATTACCGCCGCCTTGCTGGTGGGCCTGGGCTTCAACCCCCTCTATGCCGCCGGCCTGTGCCTGATCGCCAACACCGCCCCCGTGGCATTCGGCGCACTGGGAATACCGATTATCGTGGCCGGCCAAGTCACCGGCATCGATGCGTTCAAGATCGGCGCCATGACCGGTCGACAGCTGCCACTGCTGTCACTGTTCGTGCCGTTCTGGCTGGTCTTTATGATGGATGGCCTGCGCGGCGTGCGAGAAACCTGGCCAGCCGCCCTGGTGGCGGGCTTGAGTTTTGCCATCACCCAATACTTCACGTCGAACTTCATTGGCCCGGAACTGCCGGACATCACCTCGGCCCTGGCCAGCCTGGTCTCCCTGACGCTGTTCCTGAAAGTCTGGCAGCCCAAGCGTACCGCCGGCGCCCAGATTGCCGGTGCAACCTCCAGCGCAGCCATCACCGCCAGCGCCGGCGGTTTCGGCCAGCCTCGCAGCACCGTGGCGTCGCCCTACAGCCTGGGAGAAATCATCAAGGCCTGGTCGCCGTTCCTGATCCTTACCGTACTGGTGACAATCTGGACGTTGAAGCCATTCAAGGCGATGTTCGCCGCGGGGGGCTCGATGTACGGCTGGGTGTTCAACTTCGCGATCCCGCACCTGGACCAACTGGTGATCAAGTCCGCGCCAATCGTGGTGAACCCGACCGCCATCCCGGCGGTGTTCAAGCTCGATCCAATTTCGGCCACCGGCACAGCGATTTTTTTCTCAGCGCTGATCTCGATGCTGGTGCTGAAGATCAACTTCAGAACTGGTCTTACCACTTTTAAAGAGACGCTTTTTGAATTGCGCTGGCCGATCCTGTCCATCGGCATGGTGCTGGCGTTCGCCTTCGTCACCAACTTCTCGGGCATGTCTTCCACCATGGCCCTGGTGTTGGCCGGAACTGGCGCAGCATTCCCATTCTTCTCGCCATTTCTCGGTTGGCTGGGCGTGTTCCTGACAGGCTCCGATACCTCGTCCAACGCGCTGTTCGGTTCGCTGCAAGCGACCACCGCGCACCAGATCGGTGTCAACGACACCTTGCTGGTAGCGGCCAATACCAGCGGCGGCGTGACCGGCAAGATGATCTCGCCACAATCGATCGCTGTTGCTTGTGCGGCGACCGGGCTGGTGGGCAAAGAATCCGATCTGTTCCGTTTCACGCTGAAACACAGCCTATTCTTTGCAACGATCGTTGGTCTGATCACGCTGGCCCAGGCCTACTGGTTCACCGGCATGCTGGTTCACTAA
- a CDS encoding lactate utilization protein C has protein sequence MSAKENILAKLRKSLTGTTPVADTYDVELVTQTYRYAPEDRISQLRKLMEAVHTEIHLTSDEGWPALLAQLLRDRQLPSLLIAPTTVHGGRITQFWANNPGLPTLKAYDRPVEEWKAELFNDTPASLTGTLGAIAATGSLILWPTREEPRLMSLVPPVHFALLKASEIRDNFYEVQQEFAWAQGMPTNALLVSGPSKTADIEQVLAYGAHGPKDLVVLILEDQ, from the coding sequence ATGAGCGCCAAGGAAAATATCCTCGCCAAGCTGCGTAAAAGTCTCACAGGCACTACGCCGGTTGCCGACACCTATGACGTCGAACTGGTGACGCAAACCTATCGCTACGCGCCAGAGGACCGCATCTCGCAATTGCGCAAGCTGATGGAAGCGGTGCACACCGAAATCCACCTGACGTCCGACGAGGGCTGGCCGGCCCTGCTCGCGCAACTGCTGCGCGACCGTCAACTGCCAAGCTTGCTCATCGCACCGACCACCGTACACGGGGGAAGAATCACACAGTTCTGGGCGAATAATCCGGGCCTGCCAACTCTCAAGGCCTACGACCGACCGGTAGAAGAATGGAAAGCCGAGTTGTTCAACGACACCCCGGCCAGCCTGACCGGCACCCTCGGCGCCATCGCCGCGACAGGTAGCCTGATTCTCTGGCCAACCCGGGAAGAACCGCGCCTGATGAGCCTGGTCCCACCGGTGCATTTCGCCCTGCTCAAGGCCAGCGAGATCCGCGACAACTTCTATGAAGTGCAACAGGAATTCGCGTGGGCCCAGGGCATGCCCACCAATGCCCTGCTGGTGTCTGGCCCGTCGAAAACCGCCGACATCGAACAAGTCCTGGCCTACGGCGCCCACGGTCCGAAGGATCTGGTGGTTTTGATTCTGGAGGACCAATGA
- a CDS encoding type 1 glutamine amidotransferase domain-containing protein — protein MKILMVLTSHDTLGDTGRKTGFWLEELAAPYYTFLDAKAEIVLASPVGGQPPLDPKSNEPSFQTDLTRRFETDAVATALLANTVRLDSVSPADFDAVFYPGGHGPLWDLAEDPISIQLIESFIAAGKPAALVCHAPGVLRHVKKADGAPLVEGMRVAGFTNSEEEAVGLTHVVPFLVEDMLKANGGLYSKGPDWASYVVRDGLLITGQNPGSSSEAATVLTELLNNA, from the coding sequence ATGAAGATTCTCATGGTTCTGACCTCCCACGACACGCTTGGCGACACCGGCCGTAAAACCGGTTTTTGGCTCGAAGAGCTGGCGGCGCCTTATTACACCTTCCTGGACGCCAAGGCCGAGATCGTCCTGGCGTCGCCAGTGGGTGGCCAGCCACCGCTCGATCCGAAGAGCAACGAGCCGTCCTTCCAGACAGATCTGACCCGCCGCTTCGAAACCGATGCCGTCGCCACCGCGCTGCTCGCCAACACCGTACGGCTGGACAGCGTCTCGCCTGCCGATTTCGATGCGGTTTTCTACCCAGGTGGCCACGGCCCGCTGTGGGACCTGGCAGAAGACCCGATCTCGATCCAGTTGATCGAGTCCTTTATCGCCGCCGGCAAGCCCGCAGCCCTGGTGTGCCACGCGCCGGGCGTTCTGCGCCACGTGAAGAAGGCTGACGGCGCCCCTCTGGTCGAAGGCATGCGAGTAGCCGGCTTCACCAATTCCGAAGAAGAGGCAGTCGGCCTGACCCACGTCGTGCCGTTCTTGGTCGAGGACATGCTCAAGGCCAACGGTGGCCTGTACTCGAAAGGTCCGGACTGGGCCTCCTACGTGGTTCGCGACGGCCTGCTGATCACCGGCCAGAACCCCGGCTCGTCCAGCGAAGCCGCAACGGTGCTGACAGAGCTGCTGAACAACGCCTGA
- a CDS encoding TetR/AcrR family transcriptional regulator, with protein MNTLKIRETSDVRQGILDVGQRIMAAKGYTAVGLNEILATAGVPKGSFYHYFGSKDAFGEALLESYFETYLDEIDQTLSQPGLTMAQRLLNYFRIWQDTQSFQDCQGKCLAVKLGVEVADLSEAMRAVLKRGTSGIIDRLASGIESGLAEGSLAISGTPHEVAQNLYQLWLGASVMVKITKSVQPFETAMSTTRQLLNLP; from the coding sequence ATGAACACCCTAAAGATCCGCGAAACATCCGACGTCCGCCAAGGCATCCTTGATGTAGGCCAGAGAATCATGGCCGCCAAAGGATATACCGCCGTGGGGCTGAACGAGATTCTGGCGACTGCCGGGGTGCCCAAGGGCTCGTTCTATCACTACTTCGGCTCCAAGGACGCGTTTGGCGAGGCCCTGCTCGAGAGTTATTTCGAGACTTATCTCGACGAGATCGACCAGACCCTCAGCCAGCCTGGCCTGACGATGGCGCAGCGTCTGCTGAACTACTTCCGCATCTGGCAGGACACCCAGTCCTTCCAGGATTGCCAGGGCAAGTGCCTGGCCGTGAAACTGGGCGTGGAAGTTGCGGACCTTTCCGAGGCCATGCGTGCCGTGCTCAAGCGAGGTACGTCGGGAATCATCGATCGCTTGGCGAGTGGGATCGAGTCCGGGTTGGCCGAAGGTTCATTGGCTATCAGCGGCACTCCCCATGAGGTTGCGCAGAACCTTTATCAATTGTGGCTCGGCGCCAGCGTCATGGTGAAGATTACCAAGAGCGTCCAGCCCTTCGAGACGGCGATGTCCACGACCCGCCAGCTTCTGAACCTGCCCTGA